A genomic segment from Bacillus cereus G9842 encodes:
- a CDS encoding LysE/ArgO family amino acid transporter, whose product MSEAIIHGIILAFGLIIPLGVQNVFVFNQGASQPNIWRAAPVVLTASICDTLLILIAVQGVSLVLLTFSWLTNSLYIIGFFFLLYMGFVIWRSNPSNDVKQEKSMPLKKQILFAASVSLLNPHAILDTIGVIGTNSIQYIGSEKWAFTLATIIVSWIWFISLALAGKFLKRLDSTGKAILLLNKFSGLIIWGVALYMLKQVIYS is encoded by the coding sequence ATGAGTGAAGCAATTATTCATGGTATCATTCTTGCATTTGGACTTATCATTCCATTAGGTGTACAAAATGTTTTTGTCTTTAACCAAGGTGCGAGCCAACCAAACATTTGGAGGGCAGCCCCTGTAGTATTAACTGCCTCTATATGTGATACGTTACTCATATTGATTGCGGTGCAAGGTGTCTCCCTTGTACTCCTTACTTTTTCTTGGCTAACTAACTCGTTATATATAATTGGATTTTTCTTTCTCCTATATATGGGCTTTGTTATTTGGAGAAGTAACCCTTCCAACGATGTAAAACAAGAAAAAAGTATGCCCTTAAAAAAGCAAATCCTTTTCGCAGCATCAGTCTCATTATTAAATCCACATGCAATTTTAGACACAATCGGTGTAATTGGAACAAATTCTATTCAATACATAGGAAGTGAAAAATGGGCTTTCACACTTGCAACTATTATCGTTTCTTGGATTTGGTTTATAAGCTTAGCTTTAGCGGGGAAATTTCTAAAAAGACTAGACTCAACCGGAAAGGCAATCTTATTATTAAATAAATTTTCTGGTCTCATCATATGGGGTGTCGCGCTTTATATGTTAAAACAAGTTATTTATTCTTAA
- a CDS encoding aminotransferase-like domain-containing protein, whose product MERFVWKPNMSLATPLYKQIETYIKERIVNGEWTVGTKLPSQRDLAHTFGVNRSTIVMAFDELVAKGYIEGNGRKGTIVVNNNENASTYAPPPNWQSYVETGVHYPNLPAIQEINQAEFYPHVIRLGTGELAPSLLPETKMKEIMNKLLKSNVTLGYEEPKGNLYLREKISEYLKGHGVYVSPDSILIVSGAIQALQLISMGLLSKGASILLEKPSYLYSLNVFQSAGIRLIGIPMDESGLHPSFIEKYKKQFNASILYTIPSFHNPTNFSMDTKRRKEIMEVCNEIGLPIIEDAVYQDLWFDAPCSKPLKAYDKNGIVLHIGSMSKVISPGLRIGWIVGPEPVIQRLSDIKMQTDYGSSSISQQIAAEWFTNGLYDEHLRFVRSELKKRRDFMLLMLDKYLREIATWHEPTGGFYIWVHIKVPISYRSLFDKALREKVLLNPGTLYDRSANQFLRLSYSYATLEEIEIGIKKLAQLMKK is encoded by the coding sequence ATGGAAAGATTCGTTTGGAAACCGAATATGTCTCTAGCGACGCCGCTGTATAAACAAATAGAAACGTATATAAAAGAAAGGATCGTTAATGGAGAATGGACCGTTGGAACAAAATTACCTTCACAAAGAGATTTGGCCCATACATTTGGTGTGAATCGAAGCACAATTGTAATGGCTTTCGATGAACTAGTTGCGAAGGGATATATTGAAGGGAATGGCAGGAAAGGAACAATTGTTGTAAATAATAATGAGAATGCTTCAACTTACGCACCCCCGCCTAATTGGCAGTCTTATGTAGAAACAGGAGTTCATTATCCGAATCTCCCAGCTATTCAAGAGATTAATCAAGCTGAATTTTATCCACATGTAATTCGGTTAGGAACAGGTGAGCTCGCGCCGAGTCTCTTACCTGAGACAAAGATGAAAGAAATTATGAATAAGCTTTTAAAGTCAAATGTGACGCTTGGGTATGAAGAGCCGAAAGGAAATCTTTATTTAAGGGAAAAGATTTCCGAATACTTAAAGGGGCATGGTGTATATGTATCTCCTGACTCTATATTAATTGTTTCGGGAGCAATTCAAGCGCTGCAACTTATTTCTATGGGGCTTCTTTCGAAAGGGGCATCAATCTTATTAGAGAAACCATCCTATTTATATTCACTTAATGTTTTTCAATCAGCAGGAATACGTTTAATTGGAATCCCAATGGATGAGAGTGGCTTACATCCATCATTTATTGAGAAATATAAGAAGCAATTTAATGCCTCTATTTTATATACAATTCCGTCTTTTCATAATCCGACGAATTTTAGTATGGATACTAAGAGGCGAAAAGAAATAATGGAAGTATGTAATGAAATTGGATTACCTATTATAGAGGACGCAGTGTATCAAGACTTATGGTTTGATGCACCTTGTTCAAAACCTTTAAAAGCCTATGATAAAAATGGAATCGTATTACATATTGGAAGCATGTCCAAAGTAATTAGTCCAGGTTTAAGAATTGGATGGATTGTTGGACCCGAGCCAGTAATTCAAAGATTGTCAGACATAAAAATGCAAACAGATTATGGTTCAAGCTCTATATCCCAGCAAATTGCAGCAGAGTGGTTTACAAATGGTCTATATGATGAGCATTTACGATTTGTAAGAAGTGAATTGAAAAAACGAAGAGATTTTATGTTACTAATGTTAGATAAATATCTTCGTGAAATAGCAACTTGGCATGAACCAACAGGTGGGTTTTATATATGGGTACATATAAAAGTACCCATTTCATATCGTAGTTTATTTGATAAAGCTCTGCGAGAAAAGGTTTTATTAAACCCAGGTACTTTGTATGATAGAAGTGCAAATCAATTTTTGCGCCTATCATATTCATATGCAACGTTAGAAGAAATTGAAATAGGTATAAAAAAACTTGCACAACTAATGAAAAAGTAA
- a CDS encoding DUF3933 family protein has product MKQYVICQMIGGHKYLAAYAETKQEAIEKAELLGLRTGNRYIVITAEEAEGLTYP; this is encoded by the coding sequence ATGAAACAATATGTAATTTGCCAAATGATTGGTGGACATAAATACTTAGCTGCTTATGCGGAGACGAAGCAAGAGGCGATTGAAAAAGCAGAACTGTTAGGATTAAGAACGGGAAATCGTTACATAGTTATTACTGCAGAAGAAGCCGAAGGGTTAACGTATCCTTAA
- a CDS encoding patatin-like phospholipase family protein, whose protein sequence is MKIDGVFEGGGVRGIAHVGAICALAEKGYEWERVAGTSAGSIIAALLAAGYSCSELKTIITDIDYNKFMKRTFIDRIPFIGKGLSAWTTLGIYSNVFIEEWIEELLRKKGVHLFTDLPDLNKLKIIASDISNGKMVVFPDDLPNYGFLNYRFSIAKAVRMSSTIPFFFEPVKWRTPKWKQPCYMVDGGILSNYPIWIFDSPTAPRWPTFGFHFVKDEIQADPARYNEPISMFKGLFKTMMQAHDLRHLDKESKARTITIPTGTITSTNFELTKEEKEWLYNSGYNSANKFLQAWNFRQYIDEYRKGNQDRKTNRFFRQLDS, encoded by the coding sequence ATGAAGATTGATGGTGTTTTTGAAGGAGGCGGTGTGCGCGGTATTGCGCATGTTGGGGCAATTTGCGCGTTAGCCGAAAAAGGTTATGAATGGGAACGTGTAGCTGGTACATCGGCTGGTTCGATTATTGCAGCGCTCCTAGCGGCAGGATATTCTTGTTCAGAGTTAAAAACGATTATAACTGATATTGATTATAATAAATTTATGAAAAGAACTTTTATTGATAGAATTCCTTTTATCGGTAAGGGACTAAGTGCATGGACTACTCTAGGTATATACTCTAATGTATTTATAGAAGAATGGATTGAAGAATTACTTCGGAAAAAAGGTGTTCATTTATTTACTGATTTACCAGATCTAAACAAACTCAAAATCATCGCCTCTGATATTAGTAATGGTAAAATGGTTGTCTTTCCTGACGACTTACCAAACTACGGATTTTTAAATTATCGCTTCTCTATTGCTAAAGCGGTAAGAATGAGTAGTACAATCCCCTTCTTCTTTGAACCCGTAAAATGGAGAACTCCAAAATGGAAGCAGCCTTGTTATATGGTTGATGGAGGAATTCTAAGTAATTATCCAATTTGGATCTTCGATTCACCTACCGCTCCTCGCTGGCCGACTTTCGGATTTCATTTTGTAAAGGATGAAATTCAAGCTGACCCTGCTCGCTATAACGAGCCTATTTCCATGTTCAAAGGACTATTTAAAACAATGATGCAAGCCCATGATTTACGTCATTTAGATAAGGAATCAAAAGCAAGAACCATTACAATTCCAACAGGAACGATTACAAGTACTAATTTTGAACTGACAAAGGAAGAAAAAGAATGGCTTTACAATTCTGGCTATAACTCTGCTAATAAATTTTTACAAGCTTGGAACTTTAGGCAATATATTGATGAATATAGAAAAGGGAATCAAGACCGAAAGACAAATCGATTTTTCCGTCAACTTGACTCATAA
- a CDS encoding YjcZ family sporulation protein, with protein MGYGYSCCGYGYGGGGGCGYGGFALLIVLFILLIIIGASCWGGFVGC; from the coding sequence ATGGGTTACGGATATAGTTGCTGTGGTTACGGATACGGTGGTGGCGGCGGTTGTGGTTACGGAGGTTTCGCTTTATTAATCGTTTTATTTATCCTTCTAATCATCATCGGAGCTAGTTGTTGGGGCGGCTTTGTAGGCTGCTAG
- a CDS encoding YwqG family protein gives MNKKIEVLIDKYELTHLKEELINTIFPCIKVVPKQQETVAIGSSKMGGFPDLPALFEYPKHKGNSLQFIAQFNLSDLQNVGMDHNLPKTGMLYFFCIENYFEENVNLTEAGHVLYYDIPVEQLRRENQIQAKYNQCAITFELTYKLPELFIEDEADSDHFLQLLEELIPDNYDNHQMFGEPFSVQEEVLYETGEYMGVDPKQMTLLFQIDSDHKNCNMVWGELGMLYFCISNEDLKNRRFENTCCVLQTC, from the coding sequence ATGAATAAAAAAATTGAAGTATTAATTGATAAATATGAACTAACACACTTGAAAGAGGAACTTATTAATACTATATTTCCTTGTATAAAAGTTGTGCCAAAGCAGCAGGAAACTGTTGCGATAGGTAGTTCGAAAATGGGGGGATTTCCAGATTTACCAGCTTTATTTGAATATCCAAAGCATAAAGGAAATTCACTACAATTTATCGCACAATTTAACTTAAGTGATTTACAAAATGTTGGTATGGATCACAATCTTCCTAAAACGGGGATGCTGTATTTCTTTTGCATTGAAAATTATTTTGAAGAAAATGTGAACCTAACAGAAGCTGGGCATGTACTTTATTATGATATTCCTGTAGAGCAATTACGAAGAGAAAATCAAATACAAGCGAAATATAACCAGTGTGCAATTACTTTTGAACTGACATACAAATTACCAGAACTTTTCATTGAAGATGAGGCTGATTCAGATCATTTCTTGCAATTACTTGAAGAGCTAATTCCGGATAACTACGATAACCATCAAATGTTTGGTGAGCCATTCTCTGTACAAGAAGAAGTGTTATATGAGACAGGAGAATATATGGGAGTAGACCCGAAGCAAATGACTCTTTTATTCCAAATTGATTCAGATCATAAAAATTGTAATATGGTTTGGGGAGAACTAGGAATGCTATATTTCTGCATTAGTAATGAAGATTTGAAAAATCGACGTTTTGAAAATACATGCTGCGTATTACAAACTTGCTAA
- a CDS encoding transglutaminase domain-containing protein, translated as MGKTSKYVTAAALCSTIVMGGLQASSVSYAATNPTTVTAQSDVKLLDDFRKELKKQIDNREENITITYKTKDRNARNIMDQLYGEFNKIVDADEYVKYNVASTRYSIKGMPGDYTFTLQVKYRESKEQTQYVKAQAKAIVGSIVKPGMDEHEKVKAIHDYVVKHVSYDTSYQAYTAYEALANRSAVCQGYTLLTYELLKEAGIQNHIVTGTGNGQAHAWNLVNIENKWYHLDTTFDDPVPDKAGRVTYSYFNMSDEQLSKDHDWDRSKYPAATTSYFGELTNKIKAGSSKTVVYEQMLKETNLQYLSAEYGAENYNEFKKKLQQQFTAKPEKVEVRYKQSMDGAMQDIKKVLNEINWPKGAKRVSYQVAPYSAMAGYSLATITFTY; from the coding sequence ATGGGAAAGACAAGTAAGTATGTGACAGCTGCCGCACTTTGTTCAACTATAGTAATGGGAGGCTTACAAGCGTCATCTGTATCTTATGCAGCTACAAATCCGACTACAGTGACAGCACAATCAGATGTAAAGTTATTAGATGATTTCAGAAAAGAATTAAAAAAACAGATTGATAATCGAGAAGAAAATATTACAATCACATATAAAACAAAAGATAGAAATGCTAGAAATATTATGGATCAATTGTATGGTGAGTTTAATAAAATTGTAGATGCTGATGAGTATGTAAAATATAATGTAGCGTCTACTAGATATTCTATTAAAGGAATGCCAGGGGACTATACGTTTACACTGCAAGTAAAATACCGTGAATCAAAAGAACAAACTCAATATGTAAAAGCTCAGGCGAAAGCAATTGTTGGATCAATTGTAAAACCAGGGATGGATGAGCATGAGAAAGTAAAAGCTATTCACGATTACGTTGTTAAGCATGTGTCTTATGATACGTCTTATCAAGCGTATACGGCATATGAAGCATTAGCGAATCGTTCTGCCGTTTGCCAAGGATATACACTATTAACGTATGAGTTGTTAAAAGAGGCAGGTATTCAAAATCATATTGTAACAGGCACAGGAAACGGACAAGCTCACGCGTGGAATTTAGTAAACATTGAAAACAAATGGTATCACCTAGATACTACATTTGATGATCCAGTACCAGATAAAGCAGGGCGTGTAACTTACTCATATTTTAATATGTCTGACGAACAGTTAAGTAAAGATCACGACTGGGATCGTAGTAAATACCCAGCAGCAACTACAAGTTATTTTGGTGAATTAACAAATAAAATAAAAGCTGGTAGCTCAAAAACTGTCGTATATGAGCAAATGTTAAAAGAAACAAATTTACAATACTTATCTGCGGAATACGGAGCAGAAAATTATAATGAATTTAAGAAAAAGTTACAGCAACAGTTTACAGCCAAACCAGAAAAAGTAGAAGTACGATATAAGCAGTCCATGGATGGAGCGATGCAAGATATAAAGAAAGTATTAAATGAAATAAATTGGCCAAAAGGTGCAAAGCGTGTGTCTTATCAAGTAGCACCATATAGTGCAATGGCCGGTTATTCATTAGCGACAATTACATTTACGTATTAA
- a CDS encoding DUF4083 domain-containing protein, which yields MNLFESNIFTLIYTCLVIRLIILFFISFTLFIRRVLQSSAAKKHYVINMNQKLDRIIELLEKDKK from the coding sequence ATGAACTTGTTCGAAAGTAATATATTTACATTGATATATACTTGTTTAGTAATCAGACTTATCATTTTGTTTTTCATATCATTTACTTTGTTTATTAGAAGAGTATTACAAAGCAGCGCTGCAAAGAAACACTATGTAATTAATATGAACCAGAAGCTAGATCGAATTATTGAGTTGCTTGAAAAAGATAAGAAATAG
- a CDS encoding NUDIX hydrolase, translated as MANYIKELREKVGHDYVFLNFAGGCVFNKEGEVLLQKRGDFNAWGFPGGAMEIGESAAETAIREIKEETGYDVEINELIGVYTKYFQSYPNGDKAQSIVMCFSCSIVGGDKKVDGDETLDLKFFPLDDMPPLFCKQHEDCLQDLLEKRVGVYR; from the coding sequence ATGGCCAACTATATAAAAGAATTACGTGAAAAAGTAGGGCATGATTATGTTTTCTTAAATTTTGCCGGTGGTTGTGTATTTAATAAAGAGGGAGAAGTATTATTGCAAAAAAGAGGAGACTTTAACGCTTGGGGATTTCCAGGTGGCGCAATGGAGATAGGAGAATCGGCTGCGGAAACTGCGATTCGAGAAATAAAAGAAGAAACCGGGTATGATGTAGAAATAAATGAGCTTATTGGAGTGTATACAAAATATTTTCAATCATATCCAAATGGAGATAAGGCACAGTCAATTGTGATGTGTTTTTCATGCTCAATAGTTGGAGGCGACAAAAAAGTAGATGGTGATGAAACGTTAGATTTGAAGTTTTTCCCGTTAGACGACATGCCACCGTTATTTTGTAAACAACATGAAGATTGCTTGCAAGATTTATTGGAGAAAAGAGTAGGGGTATATCGCTAA
- the nadE gene encoding ammonia-dependent NAD(+) synthetase, with amino-acid sequence MTLQEQIMKALHVQPVIDPKVEIRKRVDFLKDYVKKTGAKGFVLGISGGQDSTLAGRLAQLAVEEIRNEGGNATFIAVRLPYKVQKDEDDAQLALQFIQADQSTAFDIASTVDAFSNQYENLLGESLTDFNKGNVKARIRMVTQYAIGGQKGLLVIGTDHAAEAVTGFFTKFGDGGADLLPLTGLTKRQGRALLQELGADERLYLKMPTADLLDEKPGQADETELGITYDQLDDYLEGKAVPADVAEKIEKRYTVSEHKRQVPASMFDDWWK; translated from the coding sequence ATGACATTACAAGAACAGATTATGAAAGCATTACATGTTCAGCCTGTAATTGATCCAAAAGTTGAAATTCGTAAACGAGTTGATTTCTTAAAAGATTATGTAAAAAAAACAGGTGCAAAAGGATTTGTACTTGGGATTAGCGGCGGCCAAGACTCTACATTAGCAGGACGCTTAGCACAACTTGCAGTTGAAGAAATTCGTAACGAAGGTGGTAACGCAACGTTTATCGCTGTACGTCTTCCTTATAAAGTACAAAAGGATGAAGATGACGCACAATTAGCGTTACAATTTATTCAAGCTGATCAATCAACTGCATTTGATATCGCTTCAACCGTTGATGCTTTTTCAAATCAATACGAGAACTTATTAGGTGAATCATTAACTGATTTCAATAAAGGTAACGTGAAAGCTCGTATCCGTATGGTTACACAATATGCAATTGGTGGACAAAAAGGGCTACTTGTTATCGGAACAGATCACGCTGCAGAAGCTGTAACAGGGTTCTTTACAAAATTCGGAGATGGTGGTGCAGATTTATTACCATTAACGGGATTAACGAAGCGCCAGGGACGTGCATTATTACAAGAGTTAGGTGCAGACGAGCGACTGTACTTAAAAATGCCAACAGCTGATTTATTAGATGAAAAACCGGGTCAAGCTGATGAAACAGAGTTAGGTATTACTTATGATCAATTAGATGATTATTTAGAAGGTAAAGCAGTTCCAGCTGACGTTGCAGAGAAAATTGAAAAACGTTACACAGTAAGTGAGCATAAAAGACAAGTACCAGCGTCAATGTTTGATGATTGGTGGAAATAG
- a CDS encoding ABC-three component system protein: MKQKRLIQDLQGLYADKKLIPFVGAGLSYPFKIPTWGQMIKEISNRFKDDESFHKPVVALIEKGDYDFALQYLMNIYSLTERDIQEEIKNIIREKRIQLDAPQSHNYVDLANLDFNTVVTTNYDDLLRIYLGQKGFIAQNLCSTTISAEELNDQSFTKRIWHLHGDIHDTGTIVMTNQKYQDLYSNNKFERFFSLLYANYHFLMIGFSFDDEYIKNFFESYVTDYHSKHYLILNKPSQSLIQDLNSRYRVEVLSYEATTDEEHVIEIRKLLEEISKKKDSGEIDDSSSSGGSHFLEKLELEDKEELDKSLFCKKIKLEEIDNFTLELSKDYFFQAESYLRYLRRNNYEEGFIRSLLRIVDIKYKELYKAEYLPKGESQILIDSVHSALNSINYGRYEEQIHKIKPLESENKGFVHILADDIKEDVWWGEKRELDV, encoded by the coding sequence TTGAAGCAAAAAAGATTAATACAAGACCTTCAAGGGCTTTATGCTGATAAAAAATTAATACCATTTGTTGGTGCAGGTTTATCATATCCTTTTAAAATTCCTACATGGGGACAAATGATTAAAGAGATTTCTAATCGATTTAAGGATGATGAGAGCTTTCACAAGCCAGTTGTAGCATTAATTGAAAAGGGGGATTATGATTTTGCCCTTCAATATTTAATGAATATCTACTCTTTAACGGAAAGGGATATTCAAGAAGAAATTAAAAATATAATAAGAGAGAAGCGAATACAACTTGATGCTCCTCAATCTCATAACTATGTGGATTTAGCAAATCTAGATTTTAACACTGTGGTTACTACTAATTATGATGATCTTTTACGAATCTACTTAGGTCAAAAAGGATTTATAGCTCAAAATTTATGTTCTACTACTATTAGTGCCGAAGAATTAAATGATCAGAGTTTTACAAAGAGAATTTGGCATTTACATGGAGACATCCATGATACTGGAACAATTGTTATGACCAATCAGAAATACCAAGATTTATATTCAAATAATAAATTTGAAAGATTTTTCTCTTTGCTATATGCAAATTATCATTTTTTAATGATTGGTTTTTCATTTGATGATGAATATATTAAAAATTTCTTTGAATCTTATGTTACGGATTATCATTCAAAACATTATCTTATTTTAAATAAGCCATCACAATCTCTTATACAGGATTTAAACAGTAGGTATCGAGTTGAGGTGTTAAGTTACGAAGCTACAACTGATGAAGAGCATGTGATAGAAATTCGTAAATTATTGGAAGAAATAAGTAAAAAAAAAGATAGTGGTGAAATAGATGATTCATCTTCTTCTGGGGGTAGCCATTTTTTAGAGAAGTTAGAATTGGAAGATAAAGAAGAATTAGATAAGAGTTTATTTTGTAAAAAGATAAAACTTGAAGAAATTGATAATTTTACTTTGGAGTTAAGTAAGGATTATTTTTTTCAGGCAGAATCTTATCTTAGGTATTTGAGAAGAAATAATTATGAGGAAGGGTTTATTAGATCTCTTTTAAGAATAGTAGATATAAAGTATAAAGAGCTATATAAAGCTGAATACTTACCGAAAGGTGAGAGTCAGATATTAATAGATTCAGTACATTCAGCATTGAATTCAATAAATTATGGACGATACGAAGAACAAATACATAAGATTAAACCTCTAGAGTCAGAAAACAAGGGATTTGTGCATATACTTGCTGATGATATAAAAGAAGATGTTTGGTGGGGAGAGAAGAGGGAATTGGATGTCTGA